The Setaria viridis chromosome 2, Setaria_viridis_v4.0, whole genome shotgun sequence DNA window CACGTAGAGATTTATCGCTCGCTTCTGCTtctgctgcggctgttgctgcAGCTTGCAGCTAATGCAGTTCCAGCTAAAAAATAACTGCACAATCTTATCTTGAGAtataaaaaattgtaaaataaTTCTCACCCGCATGCTAGCTGCAGCTGCTATTGGCATTCTGTTGCAGCCATAGCCGTAGCACAGCTGCAGTCAACTGATCCGATCAGGCTCAAGATCCGTGCATTAATTTATGTTATATATGTTGAGGCTAGTATCATGTGAAGTAGAGTTGTGAGGCTACTGGATGGTAATGTGTCATCTAGTGTTTAGATTGCGTCCACTGCGTGCATATGGAATTGAACGGATTACACTTTTTATACTATATTTCTAAAAAATAGCTATAGTAACATTCATATAAGACATATACGTCTACAAACTATAACCACAGCATGAGGAGGAGGAACATTCAAAAGTGATCTCTAGGTGCTTTAGTCCACCGTGTATTTGCGTTGCCTTACTTGTACACAGTAGTAGTAGCATCTAGGTAATTTGAATGTTGCTTCCCAAAACTGTTGGGGTTcgaaatctttataattttgttGATAGCTACACGGTGGATAGAAATTGGGAAGGACTAGGTCTGTACCCGTGTATTGATATGGGCATTACAAATTATAGAGCAATAGCATTTCAAATTTACTGACCACTTTAATATAAATAAATCTTATAGAAAATTAGTTAAATTTGATTTGGAGTTTGAGGCACATATGTAAttcatataatttattttatgaCGCATATATAACATTTCATAGCTATTGCCactgtggtggtggtgttcatgcGTAATGTAAAAGCGACGATGGACCCCCTCGGTAAGGATGCCTCCAGCATTGTCGGGGCAGACATCACCGTTGCCTCCGAACGTGCCAGCCACGCCCTTCTTCTCATTTGTTCTTCCGTTGCACTTAGTCTTATTGTGCGTGTTCGACTAACTCTTATTCAAAAACCTCTTCTCTTTAGAGACCTCATTGCAGAGATCGAGTGCGTGTAAGTCACGCAAGACCCATTGCGAGTCACACTGTCCATGCGGGATAGTCTACATGTTGCGAGCCGTGCTGTATTAGTTAACGAACTATTGCCACAGTCACCAAAACTGGATTGGACTAGAAGCTAAGCTAAAGCTTTTAAAAAAATCGGAGAGATTAAGTAAAAAAATAGTTTAAGGAGTTATCAAGactttgttcatagtttaggtGAATAATTtagattttttaaataaaagttataaaaacaaaaaaaaatcatcacacGCGATAGGAGGGGTCCGCGGCAGGACGATCCCAGCGACGCGGCGGGCGTGGTGACGGTCGCGTCGTTTTGGCGCACGTTTCATATCGGATGGCCGGACGGTGGTTGCCACACTGCCACGTCCTCCTGTCGCGTAGTGACGTTTACGCCGTGATACTGTGGTGGTTGGGGCCTGAGCTGGCCATGCAAGAAGACGAGACGAATGGCTCACAAAGCGCCGCATTCATGCGCTAGCTGCTAGCTGCATGTGCCATGTGCTGCAGTGCGGTACGCGTCTTCAAACGCCTCTCTGGCTTTTTCCGTGGAAGTAATATCTTCAGTTGCATTAGCGATAACCTGAGCAGCGCCACAGTACGTGGTGTTATAAAAGGAGATCAAAATCGATGTCTGGCCAGTTCCTCGAAAAGACAACTAGTGTCTCAATCAGTGTTCTCACTTGCTCCAAACTGTTATTTTGCAACCTACCGTTTTCAGGTGCTTAACAGCCTAAGTGTCATCACTGAACGAATTACTTGGTTGTTTTCATCAATCATTGTACTGTACCGCGGCCACATGCTGGCAGTGGATGAGAGGGACACAATTTATACAGTATACCCACAAATTAAATACAAAATGCatgggaaagaaaaagaaatgaggACTCCTGGGGCCTCTCTCATCTGCCTATAAAAGGACCCACGAGAGGCGGCCTTGCTCAAAGAGCCACTCAGTCATTGAGGCGATCTGTGATCGAGTTCCTCTTGTGTCTCCAGAGAATAGTAGCGTGAGAACGAGGGTTTTTCAATATGGCGTCCAGGATCGCACTCCTGTGCCTTCTTGGCTTGCTGGTAGCATCACCTGCTATTGCTGACTCCGGCATCTACTACCAGCTTGAATTGATGGTATGGACATggagctatatatatatatatttcttcaTATACTATGCACCATTTTATACTGTTATTAGGTCTACagtctactccatccgttccaaattataaatcattttgatctttttagattcatatataataatatctattaacctagaaaaactaaaacgacctttaatttggaatggatggaaTACTATATAAAGTAATTAAGATCAGCGCAACATCTATATATCTATACAGGAAATGCACGATAAATTCTTCCTAAAACTTGTGCCCTGCTAACTAATAAGAAGTGGAAATTACCTTCATGGATATGGACTAGATCGTGCTAAAATATGTAACAAGTGAAATGAACGAGAACAACTCAGGAGATGTGCAATGATAAGGGTACTGAACACGTACGTCACGGACCACCGGCACGTTTTGTCCGATCCGGACGCTATGATTAGACTGGTGAGGCAAGTTATCGCACTGCCCCATTGTCTTCACGGCCAATGGGCATATTTGGCTtcacctgctaaagtttagcgcctgtcatatcagatgtttgatactaatcaGGAGTATTAAATTTAGGTTAAtgacaaaactaattgcatagatggagtctaattcgcgagacgaatctattaagcctaattagtccatgatttgacaatgtggtgctacggtaaccatttgctaatgatggattaattagccttaatagattcgtctcgcgaattagcctaggggttctgcaattagttttataattagctcatatttagtctttctaattagcatccgaatatccgatgtaacacggctaaagtttagcacctggtatccaaacaccctcaaCATAATGGATGATGTAAGACAGAAGAGAACGATCGCTTTTGTCTTGTAGGAACTTGCATTGGTTACTCTCGATCGTTCATGGGCTAAACGATCGCGCACTCTCTGCTAACATGATGACTAGATGAGCGCAGTGGCCAGTGATTTTCCTGTTCAACTCTTGTAATGCATGCATGGTGTTCATGGACGCAGTGGCCAGGGGCGTACTGCGAGCAGAGCAGCGCCGGATGCTGCAAGCCGACGACCAGCGCCAAGCCGGCGCGCGACTTCTTCATCTCGGGCTTCACCGTCTACAACGCAACGACCGACGCTCCGGTGAACCGCTGCAGCAACAAAGCTCCTTTCGACCCTAACGAGGTatacaacctacaatttgaaacggatggaatATATAAGACTCTCGCTTGAGCTCGCCAAACATACATACCATGGAGTACATATATCTGTATCTCGTAATTCACGTTTGTGACAATGTCTTTGACTCTTTGTGCTATGCTACGCGTACAATACATTGGCAGATTACGGACATCCCAGGCCTGAAGCAGTACTGGAGCAACATCAAGTGCCCCAGCAACAACGGCCAGGGCGGCTGGAAGAACGCCTGGAAGATGTCCGGCGCCTGCTCCGGCCTCAAGGAGAAGGACTTCTTCGAGAAAGCCCTCGAGTTCCGCAGCCGGCTCAACCCTCTCGTTCGCCTCCAGAAAAACGGTACGTGAACATATATAGAACTGAGTTTCATGCACGAGTGTTCGAAATCGGATGACCACCAAATGACACATGCGTACTGTTTTTGATGGCTTATTATGATTAATTTGCAGGTATCCAGCCGGACTTCGAGCTGTACAGCTTGAAGAAGATCAAGAAGGTGTTCCAGTCGGGCATCAACGCGACGCCGCTGGTCCAGTGCAGCATGGGCCCCTTCAACAAGTACATGCTGTACAAGCTCTACTTCTGCGCGACGGAGCAGGGCACGTTCATCGACTGCCCCGTGGCGCCCAAGTACACCTGCTCGGCGGAGATCCTCTTCCACCCTTTCAAGAGGTGGATGCTCCAGCAGCTCCAGGGGGAGGACGCCGAGtttgccgccgcggccgacggcgacgaccaGGACGCCTTCGTGCTGCCCGGCGTGGCCATGGATATATAACCGATGGATCGATCGGAAGCATATGCGTGTCGTCGAGGAGAGACCCCACCTGATCTCCGATCCATCCAGATCGTCTTTCAATTCGTGAGTTTGCGTTTCGGTGGCGTACGCGTGCATGGAATAATGTCGTTGTTCCTGCTCCCCCGAGCAAACAACAACGCAGTGTAGTAATATGTGAAAATAATTAAACACTGAGACGTACGAAGACAATAATGGTACGGTGATCTCCTCCTCTTCtacgacgagttccttctattCCTACTCATCAGGGAAGATGTGGCCGTGTTTATCTAGCTCTTCTGCTTTGCGCCGCCTCACCAAGCTCACTGCCCGCAGCGTCGCCGCATGGCCACATCCCACATCTTAAATTCGGTGGTTCAATAACATAAATATGGTCCCCTGGTCCCGCAAAATTACGTTGACTGCCGCTTAAATTCTACGTTGATTTGCATCAATATTCTTCATGCTGTGTTATATATTATAAAAGAGATCCTTCCTAATCAAGTGACAATTTGCTGTACTGAGAATTGGTGAAGGGATATATCACGCCATTCCTTATCTCTTGTAAAATTTAATAAAATACTTGCAAACTTTTTAGGCCTAGCGAAAATAAATAGAATCTACACATATTCATTGCTAAATTGCCATCCATGAAGATGACATAAAGTTGTAGATTTCGTTTACATTCACTAATAAAAAAAAGCTTGTTATAAATTTTACTAGAGATACAATACTAGGGAAATGGCTTCTGTACCGGTTGGGAATccgcctttagtaccggttgcgcaaccggtattactagttcggtactaaagggtcaaaTAACTGATACTAAAAcgtattgaaaaataaaaaaaatgaaatctgacctgggccccgccgcccccaccctccTCTCGACGGCTGTAACAACCTTggtttaatcagccgagttaatctccaGACaaatcccaaatctgcagtctctatcagcccgacccctgaaaaacCTAGCAAAATCGCACCAACCCAGCAAACGGCGGCTCTGCTCTAAGTCTcaaaaccagtgttcctccaaatcttggagctgtgggagagccagagacagGATGGTGGACCCTAaaccagatcccacggatctctcgagtCAGACGCGCCAGAGCCCGTGTGCGCCCCGCTTTagagcctctccgccgcgtggctcaacctccccgacgagcgccgcctcgcccagtcgccggccgcgacaagatagatcagcgctcctccttcccaatcgcacgcggaagcccctgcagccctttccgcctcgcctcgcctcgtctcgcttgcaccctcgccggccgcgccaaggcgtCCTGTCGCCGCTGCGATAGAGGATTTGTCGCTgtcgcgccagaccgcctcgcctcctgcgctcatcatctcgcccggatccccagccgcgcgccccgatgccttccggcttttctgTCTCCcccacagtcgcgctgcccacgcgcgcgctccacgacgataccgccctcgccaaccacgactccgacagagacaactcctttttccacctcgccagtaacgtgccccggcaaagccgctgatctgcgcttgctagcgtcgccgctcgccctgtcacctcgcctgttgcgacctcgcttgcagtgcgtttccttccttcctgtcacacgctagGCGAGTCGCCGCACCccatccgccgcttgacgcgaccagatcATGCTCGCCCTTGCCAACCCttcatcccggcaaaaccgcgcctgcaccagccctgtctccagtgcccaatgaccaaagaccctgtccgtgaagctccgcttcgctggccaatggaggcgccgcccAATCGccaccacggcagagcactccatacTTTTCGACCTGATCTTCGCGCTGCTCGAACtctttctcttccgcgcagctataaaagggagtacccaagcctctaccggagtttccttcgccatcgctgcctcgccgcaccttactctgctcgcacttgagcgcTGCCGCTTAAGCTCTTAAGGAACCCCCTTCCGCTCAAACCCacttttcccaacccaccagccgcctgtttcctccgcacggtgctagagcttgcttgttgtccacaaaaagcaccgccgccgcttgaGCACTGCCGAaccccgccgccacccaagccttagcgcctaaagtccttccgcctaagtctattccttcccaaccccaagacTTCGCCaataggcctaaaggtaagctgctgacccctttccggttcacccgacccctttttccgtctcgcctgaccctgtctgttttgccaaccctgtctgtttcgccgacccttatccgcttcgcccgagggctcggctgtatctttttctttgacccgagggtatctgtgtaaaatttcggggacttctctgtgataaatctgaggaccccggtacagttattccttaggtctgagagtcggatcataagtttctcccaacctGACCCTTTCATCTTGTTCTCTATCGTCTGAAGCTTGGACTTCCACACCTTTTCTTGTAGCTTTGCTGcaagtttctgagctaaagcgtgcaagtgttgttgaaataaccgtctaaatgtttaacccctgcatttgcattccgtgtagaactaaatctcgccaacgacacctacgagctgcatccggtgccagaagacggagcagtagctgagccgccgaccgcaggagcagAAGCAGAAGCCGCAGAGGACAAGTTTGCTTCCGTcccactcgaaggcaagccccggagcatgaccccaactttctaaacttgcacatgccttctctcgtatgtatgtgcatttacgttataggagttatttgaagccatagatgcatgacttagttcccttgatttgaccactagtctgataagtccgagtagttgcaacgcttaataggactcggtaaaagtcgagtgatttcctgtccctcgcgagttataggagttggttgttctccttctggttacaactatgaggacggtggacggggcagggcctggtgaactcttttggtggtcggtggatcgccctgtctgtcta harbors:
- the LOC117846474 gene encoding ribonuclease 1, coding for MASRIALLCLLGLLVASPAIADSGIYYQLELMWPGAYCEQSSAGCCKPTTSAKPARDFFISGFTVYNATTDAPVNRCSNKAPFDPNEITDIPGLKQYWSNIKCPSNNGQGGWKNAWKMSGACSGLKEKDFFEKALEFRSRLNPLVRLQKNGIQPDFELYSLKKIKKVFQSGINATPLVQCSMGPFNKYMLYKLYFCATEQGTFIDCPVAPKYTCSAEILFHPFKRWMLQQLQGEDAEFAAAADGDDQDAFVLPGVAMDI